The Caldibacillus debilis DSM 16016 genome includes a window with the following:
- a CDS encoding galactokinase, translated as MNVEQLSRLFKETFAADHFRLFFAPGRINLIGEHTDYNGGYVFPCAITFGTYALARKRNDRVFRMYSANFPERGIITFDLDDLAYKKEHDWANYPKGMVKMLADAGHPIDGGADVLFYGNIPNGAGLSSSASIEMATGVMLEKLFGLSVDRLELVKIGKKVENEFIGVNSGIMDQFAVGMGKKDTAILLDCNTLKYEYYPIRLDGYRIVIMNTNKRRELAGSKYNERRKECDTALQILQRHAAIQSLGDLTPEQFEDLSPNLTDPVVRRRAKHAVYENARTIRAAEALKRNDLQLFGRLMNESHISLRDDYEVTGPELDAIVEAAWEQEGVLGARMTGAGFGGCAIAIVETEQIPRFIENVGRIYKEKIGYEAAFYHVTIGDGAKELAAGEFDLV; from the coding sequence ATGAATGTGGAACAACTCTCACGTTTATTCAAAGAAACCTTTGCCGCCGATCACTTCCGCTTGTTTTTCGCCCCCGGCCGGATCAATCTGATCGGGGAGCATACCGACTATAACGGCGGATACGTGTTTCCTTGCGCGATCACCTTCGGTACGTACGCCCTGGCTCGGAAAAGGAACGACCGGGTGTTTCGCATGTACTCCGCGAACTTTCCCGAACGGGGGATCATCACGTTCGATTTGGACGATTTGGCGTACAAGAAAGAACATGACTGGGCCAATTATCCGAAGGGCATGGTAAAGATGCTGGCCGATGCGGGCCATCCGATCGATGGCGGCGCGGACGTCCTGTTTTATGGAAACATCCCGAACGGGGCGGGGCTTTCTTCTTCCGCATCGATTGAGATGGCGACGGGGGTCATGCTGGAAAAATTGTTCGGCCTCTCGGTGGATCGGCTGGAATTGGTAAAGATCGGAAAGAAAGTGGAAAACGAGTTTATCGGCGTAAACAGCGGGATCATGGACCAGTTCGCCGTCGGCATGGGAAAAAAGGATACGGCCATTCTGTTGGATTGCAACACCTTGAAATACGAATATTATCCCATCCGCTTGGACGGCTATCGGATCGTGATCATGAACACGAACAAGCGGAGGGAACTGGCGGGCTCGAAGTATAATGAGCGGCGGAAAGAGTGCGACACGGCCTTGCAAATTTTGCAGCGGCACGCCGCCATTCAAAGTTTGGGGGATTTGACTCCCGAACAGTTTGAAGACCTGAGCCCCAATCTGACGGATCCGGTCGTCCGCAGGCGGGCGAAGCACGCGGTTTATGAAAACGCAAGGACGATCCGGGCGGCGGAGGCCTTAAAAAGGAACGATTTGCAATTATTCGGCCGGTTGATGAACGAATCCCATATTTCCTTGCGGGATGACTATGAAGTGACCGGCCCGGAATTGGATGCGATTGTGGAAGCGGCCTGGGAGCAGGAAGGGGTTTTGGGGGCGCGCATGACCGGAGCGGGATTCGGCGGATGCGCCATCGCCATCGTTGAAACGGAACAAATCCCGCGCTTCATCGAAAACGTCGGCCGGATCTACAAGGAAAAAATCGGCTATGAAGCCGCTTTCTATCATGTTACCATAGGGGATGGAGCGAAGGAATTGGCCGCCGGAGAATTTGATCTGGTTTGA
- a CDS encoding glycosyl hydrolase 53 family protein has product MERKRLNIKKINVIMASVVLLFFNSLQPNGFVNAAGILDQTEDSYLKNGGFETDFWEDHSWQIETDNWDFLDIRHFPYGNDPYIEPDEGNFALKYWVKDSAEGTGSFTIKQTIDKLPAGYYELSVRIMGGTGDEAGEVALFAGESITNAAVTKGYNQWETIKLKFEWKEDQQNITVGAAVSGKPNAWGYIDHFRLVKVPEPVQADLFVERVDGISKNFIKGADVSSIIALEESGVKFYNFKGEEQDIFQTLAEAGINYVRVRVWNDPYDSSGRGYGGGNNDLTKAIKIGQRATANGMKVLVDFHYSDFWADPAKQKAPKAWSNLTFEEKKEALYEYTKESLQALRNAGVDVGMVQIGNETNGGLAGEKEWPKICELFNQGSKAVRDVSKDILVVLHFTNPEVPGGYETIAETLNKNHVDYDVFASSYYPYWHGSLENLTAVLKHVADTYGKKVMVAETSYVYTYEDGDGHENTAPKSGQTLNYPVTVQGQAHAIRDVIDAVVQVGEAGIGVFYWEPAWIPVGPPENLEKNKEIWEKYGSGWATRFAAEYDPEDAGKWYGGSAVDNQALFDFHGHPLPSLNVFKYVDTGAVAPLKIDEIKNIYLSVYEGEKIPVPEKVSVVYNDGTEKSETVAWDEAAIEDAVRKGIGRYEIRGKVLGIYNVTMYLEIKPKNYVLNPSFEEEDRSMWKITYRNGTSPHTDFLNKASDAKTGNYSLHFYSDQAVDFMVEQTITGLEPGYYNFNLFLQGGDAKDAEMYIFADTGEKLYKTGTSVNGWANWVNPEIKGILVLDGTVTIGASIKAGAGAWGTLDDFYLYRVGDYTPDGEKGGQGETGNHGGTGNGQQENAKDEKEEQGILVPDKFARGHHPEAESNDPARKLPDTGTSHFQILLAGAVVLFTGALLFLKAKRLSGQKS; this is encoded by the coding sequence ATGGAAAGGAAACGTTTAAACATCAAAAAAATAAACGTCATTATGGCCTCCGTTGTTTTGCTGTTTTTCAACAGTTTACAGCCAAACGGTTTTGTAAATGCGGCAGGGATATTGGATCAAACCGAAGACAGTTATTTAAAAAACGGCGGGTTTGAAACGGATTTTTGGGAAGATCATTCTTGGCAAATTGAAACAGATAATTGGGATTTTTTAGATATCCGACACTTTCCCTACGGAAACGATCCGTATATCGAACCGGATGAAGGGAATTTCGCTCTCAAGTATTGGGTCAAGGATTCGGCCGAAGGGACGGGATCTTTTACCATCAAGCAAACGATCGATAAACTTCCGGCAGGATATTATGAACTGTCGGTGAGGATCATGGGCGGGACGGGCGATGAAGCGGGTGAAGTGGCCCTCTTTGCGGGGGAAAGTATAACCAATGCTGCCGTTACCAAAGGCTATAACCAATGGGAGACGATTAAGTTGAAGTTTGAATGGAAGGAGGACCAACAGAATATTACTGTGGGTGCCGCTGTTTCCGGTAAGCCGAACGCTTGGGGATACATCGATCATTTTCGGTTGGTGAAAGTCCCGGAACCTGTACAGGCTGATCTATTTGTGGAGCGAGTGGACGGCATTAGTAAAAATTTTATTAAAGGAGCGGATGTTTCCAGCATCATCGCGTTGGAAGAGAGCGGGGTAAAATTTTATAACTTCAAGGGAGAAGAACAGGATATTTTTCAAACATTGGCAGAGGCCGGGATCAATTATGTCCGTGTACGGGTCTGGAACGACCCTTATGATTCCTCGGGAAGAGGCTACGGCGGAGGAAATAATGATCTCACAAAAGCGATCAAAATCGGGCAAAGAGCGACCGCAAACGGGATGAAGGTTTTGGTGGATTTCCATTACTCGGATTTTTGGGCGGATCCGGCCAAACAAAAAGCGCCAAAAGCCTGGTCAAATTTAACTTTTGAAGAAAAGAAAGAAGCTTTATATGAATATACAAAAGAAAGTCTGCAAGCTTTAAGGAATGCGGGCGTTGACGTCGGAATGGTTCAAATCGGCAATGAAACGAACGGAGGTCTTGCGGGGGAAAAAGAATGGCCAAAGATCTGCGAATTGTTTAATCAAGGAAGCAAAGCCGTCCGGGACGTCAGCAAGGATATCCTCGTCGTTTTGCATTTTACCAACCCCGAGGTTCCCGGCGGATACGAAACGATTGCGGAAACATTGAATAAAAACCATGTGGATTATGATGTTTTTGCAAGCTCCTATTACCCGTATTGGCACGGTTCGCTGGAGAATTTGACGGCCGTATTAAAACATGTGGCGGACACGTACGGGAAAAAAGTGATGGTTGCGGAGACATCCTATGTCTACACGTACGAGGACGGAGACGGCCATGAAAACACCGCTCCAAAATCCGGTCAAACATTAAACTATCCGGTCACCGTTCAGGGACAAGCACATGCGATAAGAGATGTGATCGATGCGGTTGTGCAGGTGGGCGAAGCAGGGATCGGCGTGTTTTATTGGGAACCCGCTTGGATACCGGTAGGTCCTCCGGAAAATTTGGAGAAAAATAAAGAAATCTGGGAGAAATATGGGTCGGGTTGGGCCACCCGTTTTGCTGCCGAGTATGATCCTGAAGACGCGGGCAAATGGTACGGGGGAAGCGCGGTTGATAATCAGGCGTTGTTTGATTTTCACGGCCATCCGTTACCTTCCTTGAATGTTTTCAAATATGTGGATACCGGAGCAGTAGCCCCTTTGAAAATTGATGAAATAAAAAACATTTATTTAAGTGTTTATGAAGGGGAAAAAATTCCTGTCCCCGAAAAAGTATCAGTGGTTTACAATGACGGTACGGAAAAGTCGGAAACCGTCGCATGGGACGAAGCGGCGATTGAAGATGCGGTCCGGAAAGGCATTGGCCGATATGAGATACGGGGGAAAGTCTTGGGAATTTATAACGTTACCATGTACCTGGAAATTAAACCGAAAAATTATGTTTTGAATCCGAGTTTTGAAGAAGAAGACAGAAGTATGTGGAAAATCACATACAGAAACGGCACCTCTCCCCATACCGATTTTTTGAACAAGGCTTCCGATGCAAAGACGGGGAATTACTCTTTGCATTTTTATTCAGACCAAGCGGTGGATTTTATGGTGGAACAGACGATTACCGGATTGGAGCCGGGTTATTATAACTTCAATTTATTCCTGCAAGGTGGAGACGCGAAAGACGCAGAAATGTACATTTTTGCCGATACGGGCGAAAAATTATACAAAACGGGGACTTCCGTCAACGGTTGGGCAAATTGGGTGAATCCGGAAATTAAAGGGATCCTTGTTTTGGACGGTACGGTTACAATCGGGGCGAGCATTAAAGCCGGAGCCGGCGCCTGGGGAACTTTGGACGACTTCTATTTATATCGGGTCGGGGATTATACGCCGGACGGGGAAAAAGGCGGACAGGGAGAGACCGGGAATCATGGAGGAACGGGAAACGGCCAACAGGAAAATGCAAAGGATGAAAAAGAGGAACAGGGAATTTTAGTGCCTGATAAATTCGCAAGGGGACATCATCCTGAAGCGGAAAGCAACGACCCGGCTCGGAAACTTCCGGACACCGGAACCAGCCATTTTCAAATATTATTGGCGGGAGCGGTGGTCTTATTCACGGGTGCCCTTTTATTCCTGAAGGCAAAAAGATTATCCGGTCAAAAATCTTAA
- a CDS encoding beta-galactosidase, whose amino-acid sequence MVRKTYVTDAKYFLHGGDYNPDQWLDRKDILADDLKFMKMTRTNTFSVGIFSWSMLEPEEGVYNFEWLDEIFDNIYKNGGRIILATPSGARPAWMSQRYPEILRVNEYRMKQLHGGRHNHCFTSKIYREKTQNINRLLAERYGKHPALLMWHVSNEYSGECHCENCQNAFREWLKKKYNNDLKALNDAWWTAFWSHTYTDWSQIESPSPIGENSIHGLKLDWKRFVTDQTISFFENEIVPLREITPHIPITTNFMADTYDLIPFQGLDYSKFAKHVDVVSWDAYPAWHNDWETTADLAMKVGFINDLYRSLKQQPFILMESTPSGVNWQNVNKAKRPGMHILSSLQMIAHGSDSVMYFQWRKSRGSAEKFHGAVVDHDNRSDNRVFKEVAKLGEILEKIGKITGSNRQSEVGILYDWENNWALNDAQGFAMETKRYPQTLQEHYRFFWERDIPVDVITKEKDFSRYKLLIAPMLYLASGETLGKLKEYVKNGGTLVMTYLSGLVDENDLVYLGGWPKELQEVFGITPLEIDTYYPKDKNSVTYENKTFVVKDYATVIENRSAAVLGEYLEDFYAHTPAITVHPFGKGKAYFLGARLEAAFHQAFYGNLTEELGIKPPVTVRHGKGVSVQVRRDEAHEYVFVMNFTEEKQPVAFETELKDLLTGETLYGETVLEKYEVKIAERSLSSR is encoded by the coding sequence ATGGTAAGGAAAACATACGTGACAGACGCCAAATATTTCTTGCACGGTGGCGATTACAATCCGGACCAGTGGCTGGACAGGAAAGATATTTTGGCCGATGATTTGAAGTTCATGAAGATGACCCGCACCAATACCTTTTCCGTCGGGATTTTTTCCTGGAGCATGCTGGAGCCGGAAGAAGGGGTATACAACTTCGAATGGCTGGATGAGATTTTCGACAATATTTACAAAAACGGCGGGAGAATCATTTTGGCGACGCCCAGCGGCGCCCGCCCGGCATGGATGTCGCAAAGATATCCGGAAATTTTGCGGGTCAATGAATACAGGATGAAGCAATTGCACGGAGGAAGGCACAACCACTGTTTCACTTCAAAAATCTACCGGGAAAAGACGCAAAACATCAACCGCCTGCTGGCGGAAAGATACGGGAAGCATCCCGCCTTGTTGATGTGGCATGTTTCCAACGAATACAGCGGGGAATGCCATTGCGAAAACTGCCAAAACGCATTTCGGGAATGGTTGAAGAAAAAATATAACAATGACTTGAAGGCGTTGAACGATGCATGGTGGACCGCTTTCTGGAGCCATACTTACACCGACTGGTCCCAGATCGAGTCGCCGTCCCCGATCGGGGAAAACAGCATTCACGGCCTGAAACTGGACTGGAAACGATTTGTCACCGATCAAACCATTTCCTTCTTTGAAAATGAGATCGTGCCGTTAAGGGAAATCACGCCCCACATACCGATTACGACCAATTTTATGGCCGATACCTATGATTTGATCCCCTTCCAGGGACTGGATTACAGCAAATTCGCCAAACATGTGGACGTGGTCAGCTGGGACGCTTATCCCGCCTGGCACAACGATTGGGAAACCACTGCGGATCTGGCCATGAAAGTGGGGTTCATTAATGACCTATACCGCAGTTTAAAACAGCAGCCGTTCATATTGATGGAATCGACGCCGAGCGGCGTAAACTGGCAAAACGTCAATAAGGCGAAACGGCCGGGGATGCATATTCTTTCCTCGCTGCAGATGATCGCCCACGGTTCGGACAGCGTCATGTATTTCCAATGGAGAAAATCCAGGGGATCCGCGGAAAAATTTCACGGTGCCGTCGTCGATCATGATAACCGCAGCGATAACCGGGTGTTCAAAGAAGTGGCCAAGTTGGGTGAGATACTGGAGAAAATAGGAAAAATTACCGGTTCAAACCGTCAATCGGAAGTCGGAATTTTATATGATTGGGAGAATAATTGGGCCTTGAATGACGCGCAAGGTTTCGCCATGGAGACGAAGCGATATCCGCAAACCCTCCAGGAACATTACCGGTTTTTCTGGGAACGGGACATCCCGGTGGATGTAATTACAAAAGAAAAGGATTTTTCCCGATACAAGCTGTTAATCGCCCCGATGCTTTATCTGGCAAGCGGGGAAACCCTCGGAAAACTAAAGGAATATGTGAAAAATGGCGGTACTTTGGTCATGACTTATTTGAGCGGCCTCGTCGACGAAAACGACTTGGTCTACCTGGGCGGATGGCCGAAGGAACTTCAGGAAGTTTTCGGGATCACTCCCCTTGAGATCGACACCTATTACCCGAAGGATAAAAACTCCGTAACCTATGAAAATAAAACTTTTGTCGTAAAAGATTATGCGACGGTCATCGAAAATCGAAGCGCGGCAGTTTTAGGGGAATATTTGGAAGATTTTTACGCCCATACGCCGGCAATCACCGTCCATCCCTTCGGAAAAGGAAAGGCTTATTTTCTGGGAGCGCGCCTGGAAGCGGCTTTTCATCAAGCTTTTTATGGCAATTTAACGGAGGAATTGGGGATTAAACCGCCCGTAACGGTGAGGCACGGCAAAGGGGTTTCGGTGCAAGTCCGCAGGGATGAGGCCCATGAATATGTGTTTGTGATGAATTTTACGGAAGAAAAACAGCCGGTCGCATTTGAAACCGAATTGAAAGATCTGCTTACCGGCGAAACCCTTTACGGTGAAACGGTTTTGGAAAAATACGAGGTGAAAATTGCGGAACGGTCCCTTTCATCGAGATAA
- a CDS encoding sugar ABC transporter permease has product MRLDMKKRKFIRLLISYLILGFMMVIIIYPLLWTVGASFNPGNSLVSTSIIPKNPTLDHYKELFEGKESLQYVQWFINSMKISFFTMIGSVITVSFSAYAFSRFRFKGRKNGLTLFLLLQMVPQFSALVALFVLAQMLGMMNSHWLLIFLYIGGLIPMNTYLMKGYLDSIPVDLDESARIDGASHTKIFFRILVPLSKPMIAVVAMNGFTGPLGDFVLSSAILRTPESYTLPIGLYNLVNQVMGASYTTFAAGAILISIPVAIVFLMLQKNFVSGLTSGGTKG; this is encoded by the coding sequence ATGCGGCTCGATATGAAAAAAAGGAAATTCATTCGCCTTCTTATCTCCTATCTCATCTTGGGTTTCATGATGGTTATCATCATTTATCCGCTGCTTTGGACGGTCGGTGCCAGTTTTAATCCGGGCAACAGCCTGGTCAGCACATCCATCATTCCGAAAAATCCTACGCTGGACCACTATAAAGAGTTGTTTGAAGGAAAAGAAAGCCTGCAATACGTACAATGGTTTATCAACTCGATGAAAATCAGCTTTTTTACCATGATTGGCAGCGTGATCACGGTATCCTTTTCCGCCTATGCCTTTTCCAGATTCCGTTTTAAAGGGAGAAAGAACGGACTGACTTTGTTTCTGCTATTGCAAATGGTTCCCCAGTTCTCCGCATTGGTTGCCCTGTTTGTGCTGGCACAAATGCTGGGAATGATGAACAGCCATTGGCTGCTGATCTTCTTGTACATCGGCGGGCTGATTCCGATGAATACCTATCTCATGAAAGGATATTTAGATTCGATTCCCGTCGATTTGGATGAAAGCGCGCGAATCGACGGCGCCAGTCACACGAAAATCTTTTTCCGCATATTGGTTCCGCTGTCCAAGCCGATGATCGCCGTTGTGGCGATGAACGGATTTACCGGGCCGCTCGGAGATTTTGTGCTGTCTTCGGCGATATTGCGGACGCCGGAATCTTACACGCTGCCGATCGGGCTGTATAACCTGGTCAACCAAGTGATGGGCGCCAGTTACACAACCTTCGCCGCTGGGGCGATCTTGATCAGCATACCGGTGGCAATCGTCTTTCTCATGTTGCAAAAGAATTTCGTATCCGGTCTGACCTCAGGCGGAACGAAGGGATAA
- a CDS encoding carbohydrate ABC transporter permease encodes MPHRKIALLLSLIPGLGQFYNRQWIKGAVFFILTIAFFSAFYDLLNMGFWGIVTLGTEVPRDNSIFLLAEGIIALIVTGLGLLIYYFNLRDAYRVGKLRDENKPVGSLREEYHNLIEQGYPYLLTGPSLFILIFAVIFPILFSIALAFTNYDLYHSPPAKLVDWVGLDTFKKIFTVDIWRSTFFDVLGWTIVWTVVASTLQVSLGILMAVIVHQKDLKFKGLIRTVLILPWAVPGFVTILIFSGLFNDSFGAINNQILAFFGIDPIPWMTNAQWTKLALILMQGWLGFPYVFLVTTGVLQSIPNDLYEAATIDGASVFSKFRYITLPLILISIAPIIITQFTFNFNNFNIIYLFNGGGPAVPGSTAGGTDILVSWIYKLTMQSSQYSLAAALTILLSTFVILISLWFFRKSRSFKEGV; translated from the coding sequence ATGCCCCACAGGAAAATCGCCCTGCTTTTGTCGCTCATTCCCGGGCTGGGCCAATTTTATAACAGGCAGTGGATCAAAGGAGCGGTTTTTTTTATTTTAACCATCGCCTTTTTCTCGGCATTTTACGATTTATTGAACATGGGTTTTTGGGGAATTGTCACTTTGGGTACGGAAGTGCCGCGGGACAACTCGATTTTTTTGCTGGCGGAAGGAATCATCGCCCTCATCGTAACCGGGTTAGGGCTCCTCATTTATTATTTCAACCTGCGTGATGCCTACAGAGTCGGGAAATTAAGGGATGAAAATAAGCCGGTCGGTTCTTTAAGGGAAGAATATCACAATTTGATCGAACAAGGTTACCCCTATCTGTTGACCGGACCTTCCTTGTTCATCCTGATTTTTGCGGTGATCTTCCCGATCTTATTCAGCATCGCCTTGGCATTTACCAATTATGATCTGTATCATTCTCCGCCCGCGAAATTGGTCGATTGGGTCGGCTTGGATACGTTTAAAAAGATTTTTACGGTGGACATTTGGCGGTCGACATTTTTTGACGTCCTGGGCTGGACGATCGTTTGGACCGTTGTTGCTTCCACTTTGCAAGTCAGCCTGGGAATCCTGATGGCGGTCATCGTCCATCAAAAGGATCTCAAATTCAAGGGTTTGATCCGAACCGTTCTCATTTTGCCATGGGCCGTGCCCGGATTTGTGACGATTTTGATTTTTTCCGGACTGTTTAACGACAGCTTCGGAGCGATTAACAATCAGATCCTGGCCTTTTTTGGCATTGATCCCATTCCGTGGATGACGAATGCCCAATGGACCAAGCTCGCTTTGATCCTTATGCAAGGTTGGCTTGGCTTTCCGTATGTATTTTTGGTAACCACAGGCGTTCTGCAATCGATTCCGAACGATCTGTACGAGGCGGCGACCATCGACGGGGCCTCGGTGTTTTCGAAATTCAGATACATTACGCTTCCGTTGATTTTAATTTCCATCGCGCCGATCATTATCACCCAATTTACATTCAATTTTAACAACTTTAACATCATTTACTTATTTAACGGCGGCGGTCCTGCGGTGCCCGGTTCCACGGCGGGAGGCACCGATATACTGGTTTCCTGGATTTATAAGCTGACGATGCAATCCAGCCAATATTCCTTGGCGGCTGCCTTAACGATTTTGCTTTCCACCTTCGTCATCCTCATTTCCTTATGGTTTTTCCGAAAATCCCGGTCGTTTAAAGAGGGGGTGTAG
- a CDS encoding sugar ABC transporter substrate-binding protein, which translates to MMGKGFLRAALSMFALSLVLAGCGPKESGNEKSSSKSKSGKDYDLLVWEDIEKSEGIKDAIEQFEKENNVKIKVVEKPYAQQLENLRLDGPAGTGPDVFTMPGDQIGTAVTEGLVKELNVGEDIRSIYTDVAMQSQIVNGKVYGLPKAVETTILFYNKDLISEDELPSTLEEWYELSKKMTDGKKYGLLALWDQIYYAQSVMSAYGSYIFGKDENGNYNPEDIGLNNEGAVKGAEFIKKFYQDGLFPKGMIGEQAINVLDSLFSEGKAAAVISGPWNLEPYKAAGINYGVAKLPEVTPGKNMSSFLGVKSYNVSAYSKNPELAEKLVIFLANAENSKKRYEITKEVPAVKALAEDPAITQNEGARAVAQQSQFSELTPNIPEMNEVWTPIDSALQTIVTGKADAKKALDQAVQTIKNQIKANHGKK; encoded by the coding sequence ATGATGGGTAAAGGTTTTTTGCGCGCGGCTTTGAGCATGTTCGCCTTGAGCCTGGTTTTGGCCGGCTGCGGCCCAAAGGAAAGCGGCAATGAAAAATCTTCCTCGAAATCGAAATCAGGCAAAGATTATGATTTGCTGGTATGGGAAGACATCGAAAAATCCGAGGGGATTAAAGATGCGATTGAGCAATTTGAAAAAGAAAATAACGTGAAGATCAAAGTTGTGGAAAAACCCTATGCCCAGCAACTGGAAAATTTGCGGCTTGACGGCCCTGCGGGCACCGGCCCGGATGTCTTTACCATGCCCGGCGATCAAATCGGAACTGCAGTGACGGAAGGTTTGGTCAAGGAGTTGAACGTCGGGGAAGATATCCGGTCCATCTATACCGACGTTGCCATGCAATCGCAAATTGTAAACGGCAAAGTTTACGGTTTGCCGAAAGCGGTAGAGACGACCATTCTCTTCTATAACAAAGATCTGATTTCCGAAGATGAACTGCCTTCCACTTTGGAAGAATGGTACGAGCTGTCCAAAAAAATGACCGACGGCAAAAAGTACGGACTGTTGGCTTTGTGGGATCAAATCTATTATGCCCAAAGCGTGATGAGCGCTTATGGAAGCTATATCTTCGGGAAGGATGAAAACGGGAATTATAATCCGGAAGATATCGGCCTGAACAATGAAGGCGCCGTAAAAGGTGCTGAATTTATCAAGAAGTTTTATCAAGACGGACTTTTCCCGAAAGGGATGATCGGGGAACAGGCGATCAATGTTTTGGATTCCTTGTTCTCGGAAGGAAAGGCGGCTGCCGTCATTTCCGGTCCGTGGAATCTGGAACCTTATAAAGCCGCGGGGATCAATTACGGTGTGGCCAAATTGCCTGAAGTCACTCCGGGGAAAAACATGAGTTCTTTTCTGGGGGTAAAAAGCTACAACGTAAGCGCCTATTCCAAGAATCCTGAACTCGCGGAAAAACTCGTGATTTTCTTGGCCAATGCCGAAAATTCAAAGAAACGGTATGAAATTACGAAAGAAGTGCCTGCCGTAAAAGCGTTGGCCGAAGATCCGGCAATCACCCAAAATGAAGGGGCCCGGGCCGTCGCGCAACAATCCCAGTTTTCCGAATTAACCCCGAATATCCCGGAAATGAATGAGGTTTGGACTCCGATTGATTCCGCTTTGCAGACGATTGTAACAGGAAAAGCGGATGCGAAGAAAGCTTTGGATCAGGCGGTGCAAACGATCAAAAATCAAATTAAAGCCAATCACGGGAAAAAATAA